From one Macaca nemestrina isolate mMacNem1 chromosome 5, mMacNem.hap1, whole genome shotgun sequence genomic stretch:
- the LOC105491592 gene encoding LOW QUALITY PROTEIN: olfactory receptor 2J1 (The sequence of the model RefSeq protein was modified relative to this genomic sequence to represent the inferred CDS: inserted 2 bases in 1 codon), with product MNDDGKXNISSEDFFILLGFSNWPHLEVVLFVVILIFYLMTLTGNLFIIILSYLDSHLHTPMYFFLSNLSFLDICYTTSSIPQLLVNLWGPEKTISYAGCMVQLYFVLALGIAECVLLVVMSYDRYAAVCRPLHYTVLMHPRFCCLLAAASWVSGFTTSALHSSYTFWISLCGHRLVDHFFCEVPALLHLSCVDTHANELILMVMSSIFVLIPLILILTSYGAIAWAVLSMQSTTGLQKVFRTCGAHLMVVSLFFIPVMCIYLQPPSENSPDQGKFIALFYTVVTPSLNPLIYTLRNKDVRGAVKRLMGWEWGM from the exons atgaatgatgatGGAAA AAACATAAGTTCTGAAGACTTCTTTATTCTACTTGGATTTTCTAATTGGCCTCATCTGGAAGTAGTTCTGTTTGTGGTTATCTTGATCTTCTACCTAATGACACTGACAGGAAACCTGTTCATCATCATCCTGTCATACCTGGACTCCCATCTCCACACTCCCATGTACTTCTTCCTTTCAAACCTCTCGTTTCTGGATATCTGCTACACCACCAGCTCTATCCCTCAGTTGCTGGTCAACCTCTGGGGCCCGGAAAAGACCATCTCTTATGCTGGTTGCATGGTTCAACTTTACTTTGTTCTCGCACTGGGAATTGCAGAGTGTGTCCTACTGGTGGTGATGTCCTATGACCGTTATGCAGCTGTGTGTAGACCTTTGCATTACACTGTCCTCATGCACCCTCGTTTCTGCTGCTTGTTGGCTGCGGCTTCTTGGGTAAGTGGTTTTACTACCTCAGCACTTCATTCCTCCTATACTTTCTGGATATCTCTGTGTGGACATCGCCTAGTGGATCATTTCTTCTGTGAAGTTCCAGCACTTCTGCATTTATCATGTGTTGACACCCATGCAAATGAGCTGATCCTCATGGTCATGAGCTCTATTTTTGTTCTTATACCTCTCATTCTCATTCTCACTTCCTATGGTGCCATTGCCTGGGCTGTACTGAGCATGCAATCAACCACTGGGCTTCAGAAAGTGTTTAGGACATGTGGAGCCCATCTTATGGTTGTATCTCTCTTTTTCATTCCAGTCATGTGCATATATCTCCAGCCACCATCAGAAAATTCTCCTGATCAAGGCAAGTTCATTGCCCTCTTTTATACTGTTGTCACACCTAGTCTTAACCCTCTAATCTACACTCTCAGAAACAAGGATGTAAGAGGAGCAGTGAAGAGACTaatggggtgggagtgggggatgTGA